TCTGTCTCCAACCTCCATCTTTTTGCTCTTCCATCTCCAGCCTCAACTGGATATATATCCTCCATCTCCAACTTCCACTTCTTCACACTTATATCTCCAGACTCACCTTTCCTGTCCTTCTCTCTTTGGAAAGTCACCAGTGAAGGCATTTTGGGGGTCTGTTTTCTCTAGGCTTAAATTTGGCTTCTAATTCATTCTCTGTTTTGCTTTCCAGTGGACGTAACCCTAGATCCAGCCACAGTGGGTCCAGAGGTGATCCTCTCGGAGGACCTCAAAGAAGCCACCTGGGGTAGACCTCGATGCCAGTGGCCTGAGGGTCCAGGCCGTTTTGACACAGACCCATGCATGCTGGGCAGCGAGGGCTTCACCTCGGGCCGTCACTACTGGGAAGTGGAGGCCAATGGGCGCTTCTGGGCTGTAGGGGTGGCCCGTGAGTCAGTCCGGAGGAAAGGCCGAGTCCTATTCAAGCCCAACACTGAAATTTGGGGCTTGCAGAAGTATGATGAGCTCTGCGTTGCCCTCACAGCTCCATCCAACACCTCTGTCCCACTCCTCAATGGGGAGATTGGGGTCTACCTGGACTACGAGGTGGGACAGGTGTCTTTTTATGCTGTCAGCAGCCGCCAACGCATCTTCACTTTTCCTGTGGCCTCCTTCAGTGGGGAGAGGGTCTTCCCCTACTTTTGTGTGCTCCTCTCAACCATTAAACTGTCCCCCAAGGGCTGATGCCCTGGGAGGATTCTCCCAAAAGCTGGTTGCATCATGGTGGCTGGAAATGCTGGTTGATGTTCCTCAACTCTTATTTTCCAAGTCTCTGAGTCATTTCTGTCTCAGTTCATGGTCCTACCTCCACCTTAGATGTCTGCTTTGGGTTATGCCCAGGGGGTTTTGGATctgagctcagcacagctcatctCAAGTTGTTAAATACATGCAAAGCTCGTTAACAGGAGCTGGGCTTCCCTGAGCTTGTTTTGAGctaaaaacttcttttttttcttccaaatacaGCTTCCTCTGAAGGTTCCTTTTGCTGACTTCAGTG
Above is a window of Lonchura striata isolate bLonStr1 chromosome Z, bLonStr1.mat, whole genome shotgun sequence DNA encoding:
- the LOC110471254 gene encoding butyrophilin subfamily 1 member A1 — its product is MTFFLKPRPCTWDLALDYHTAKQFEVDVTLDPATVGPEVILSEDLKEATWGRPRCQWPEGPGRFDTDPCMLGSEGFTSGRHYWEVEANGRFWAVGVARESVRRKGRVLFKPNTEIWGLQKYDELCVALTAPSNTSVPLLNGEIGVYLDYEVGQVSFYAVSSRQRIFTFPVASFSGERVFPYFCVLLSTIKLSPKG